The following DNA comes from Planktothrix sp. FACHB-1365.
AACGGGTCGAAATCCGACTTTCGCAAACTCTCGTTGTGCTTCAGGTGTAAATAAGAATTTGGTAAAGGCTTCTGCCACTTGACGGGTTCCATGTTTGTCTACATTGGCATCAACAACAGCCACAGGATTATCAATCGAAATGTTATAATCCGTCGGCACGATATAAGGTTGTTTATCTCCTTTTTGAGACGCTAAAATTACTTCATTTTCATAATTAATTAAGACATTTCCTTGACCTTGTTTGTAGAACACATCACTGGCTTCACGAGCGTCTTTCGGAAGCACAGGAACGCGACTAAACACAGTTTCAACAAAGCTTTGAGCTTCTGATTCCGTTCCTCCGGCTTGGGTAATGCTCCCCCACAAAGCCAGAACATTCCACTTCGCTCCCCCAGAGGTTTTGGGATTAGCAGTAATCACTTGAATATCATCACGGGTTAAATCAGACCATCCCTTGACACCGGAATTGGCATCCCGCAGTACCAAGGCGGCAACGGATTTATGCACGATAGAGTCATTGGGGAGTTCCTGTTCCCAACCCGGTTGGATGAGTCCAGCTTTCTCAATTTTGGCGGTATCTCCAGCTAAAGCTAAAGCCACCACATCGGCATCGAGGCCATCAATTACGGCACGGGTTTGGGAGCCAGAACCGCCATAACTTTGTTCAAACTCTACGGTCTGTCCCGTTTGGGCTTTCCACTGTTCTACGAACTTGGGAATGATGTTTTCATAGGCCGTTTTGGTGACGGCGTAGGATACGAGGGTGAGTTTAATCGGTTTGTCCGATGGAGCTTGGGGTGTTGCTGGATTATTGGCGGTGTTAGGTGAAGAGCAAGCCACCATCATCGTGTTGAGGGCTAGTCCGGTGACGACACAACCAAAGAATTTAGCAGAGGAACGGATTCGCATGATCAAACTCCTGAGATTAGGCTGGAATTCATTTACACAACCTTTCATTTTTAATTGTGGTTCAATCTTATCTTACTTTAAATTTAATTTCAATACATTTGCGATTCAAAATTTGAGGAGTTGCGTTTGCAATCAAATGCCTTTGCCATGTCAAGATAGAGAGTAGGTTGAT
Coding sequences within:
- a CDS encoding sulfate ABC transporter substrate-binding protein, with translation MRIRSSAKFFGCVVTGLALNTMMVACSSPNTANNPATPQAPSDKPIKLTLVSYAVTKTAYENIIPKFVEQWKAQTGQTVEFEQSYGGSGSQTRAVIDGLDADVVALALAGDTAKIEKAGLIQPGWEQELPNDSIVHKSVAALVLRDANSGVKGWSDLTRDDIQVITANPKTSGGAKWNVLALWGSITQAGGTESEAQSFVETVFSRVPVLPKDAREASDVFYKQGQGNVLINYENEVILASQKGDKQPYIVPTDYNISIDNPVAVVDANVDKHGTRQVAEAFTKFLFTPEAQREFAKVGFRPVEPTVEAEFASQFPKVEKLFTVKDLGGWKQVDTQFFADGAFFDQMQAKIAQSK